A window of Cohnella herbarum contains these coding sequences:
- a CDS encoding response regulator, giving the protein MKIVVVEDEVLVRRGIVSGIPWAEHGIEVVGDASDGRTGLELVRSLKPDMVITDIQMPIMDGLEMIRHIRKEFPDMIVMILSVREDFRSVQDAIRLGVIDYVHKLTMSPEELLESVLQAKDSRSVQEKPTEAIDHGTLSVSSNSLTDWLEVATADNEPAPREEEINGGRRYSVGIIRTTGDNREHLARLLLDSTAHKGLREAKMHQNDREAVFIATANGDGDDGKLILERWKDDLADAIHRLGDEGQCLSVAISPLHLDKQDKLQAYHEALEALSLRFYTGPGYVHVYANRVLGSERELNDSYASFVSPMAIRAYLAALEQTDEAFARLRFEELFPLRPPEGMPPHLVRDRIVQWQSSVTLLLGEWGLPLTGCGRTARPSTD; this is encoded by the coding sequence ATGAAGATCGTGGTGGTTGAAGACGAAGTACTGGTACGCAGGGGAATCGTCTCCGGCATACCTTGGGCGGAGCACGGAATCGAAGTGGTCGGCGATGCATCGGATGGCCGCACCGGGCTCGAACTGGTCCGCAGCCTTAAGCCGGACATGGTCATTACGGATATCCAAATGCCGATTATGGACGGCTTGGAGATGATTCGCCATATCCGCAAGGAATTTCCGGATATGATCGTTATGATCTTAAGCGTGCGGGAGGATTTCAGATCCGTTCAAGACGCGATTCGCTTGGGCGTTATCGATTACGTGCATAAATTAACGATGAGCCCCGAGGAACTGCTTGAATCCGTGCTGCAAGCGAAGGATTCAAGGAGCGTCCAGGAGAAACCGACGGAAGCGATCGATCATGGAACCCTGTCCGTCTCCTCGAACTCTCTGACGGATTGGCTTGAAGTCGCAACGGCGGACAATGAACCTGCTCCCCGGGAAGAGGAGATCAACGGCGGTCGTCGTTACTCCGTTGGCATTATTCGGACAACCGGGGATAATCGGGAGCACCTGGCTCGCCTGCTTCTCGATTCGACGGCTCACAAGGGCTTGCGCGAGGCGAAAATGCATCAAAACGATCGCGAGGCGGTCTTCATCGCGACGGCCAACGGCGATGGAGACGATGGAAAGCTCATCTTAGAACGGTGGAAGGACGACCTCGCCGACGCCATTCACCGTTTAGGCGACGAGGGACAATGCCTCTCCGTCGCGATCAGTCCGCTGCATCTCGATAAACAAGATAAGCTTCAAGCTTACCATGAGGCGTTAGAAGCTTTGAGCCTTCGGTTTTATACGGGTCCCGGTTACGTTCACGTTTACGCCAACCGCGTCCTTGGTTCCGAGCGAGAACTTAACGATAGCTATGCCTCGTTCGTTTCGCCGATGGCAATCCGCGCTTATTTAGCCGCGCTGGAACAAACGGACGAAGCGTTCGCGCGCCTTCGCTTCGAAGAGCTGTTTCCTCTTCGTCCTCCCGAGGGGATGCCTCCGCACCTCGTCCGCGACCGGATCGTGCAATGGCAATCCTCCGTCACGCTGCTGCTTGGCGAATGGGGACTCCCCTTAACGGGATGTGGCAGGACAGCTCGGCCTTCGACCGATTGA
- a CDS encoding cache domain-containing sensor histidine kinase, translating into MPFISLRTKWMIAFVLFVLIPILGASVYAYQAIENVLRKQVESSAEERLHQINLNIERKLQTMMHATSSLVIDENVKRVLVNPPVTERDKLNNTHTMDKKFLEMSTAIASDDLYFSVFDNYGTLYTNWGRSPGAKDVLTNSDWFHRTIEENGYMVWTLNHDNYALPGKHPLLTVSMVVRDESNQSIGQLAISEPTQAYLDVLQSGDPSLTGYGLLVGPDDSVLTYSRDEAMPLYASLKPIIDESADNTLSTSVNGNKYVLSTYSLPMTGWRVIQIVPHEAVFREIDKIRNVSTIIFAVSMVVFIGMIAFFSNMLTKPLRKLRVVMKQVEKGHLDVTADIRTRDEAGLLGQTFDKMLVRLQNHINREIVLERHREQAKLEALQAQINPHFLHNTLNTIRWMSIMAGTKPITEMLLSLGHLLDMSIHRGQDRILLREEMKNVRYFMTIQRYRFGDNVTVIEQLDETTLDALVPKLSLQPLVENVYRHASFQEGKGEMIIRSTVSPTGVLTLEIVDNGLEINKEKIKDIMESIEKEELHPTFSNVGLQNVHKRIRMMYGDAYGLQIQRSEAEGRTYVTIRLPLQREEDIDEDRGG; encoded by the coding sequence ATGCCTTTCATCAGCCTGCGCACCAAATGGATGATCGCCTTCGTCTTGTTCGTGCTGATTCCCATCTTGGGAGCGAGCGTGTACGCTTATCAAGCGATCGAGAACGTTCTGCGGAAGCAGGTCGAATCGTCCGCCGAAGAAAGATTGCACCAGATCAACTTAAATATTGAACGCAAGCTGCAGACGATGATGCACGCAACCTCATCTCTCGTAATCGACGAGAACGTCAAACGGGTGCTAGTTAATCCCCCCGTTACGGAACGGGATAAGCTTAATAACACCCATACGATGGATAAAAAGTTCCTAGAGATGTCAACGGCGATCGCCAGCGACGACCTCTATTTCTCCGTCTTCGATAACTATGGTACCTTATATACGAACTGGGGAAGGTCTCCCGGGGCCAAAGATGTCCTAACGAACTCCGACTGGTTTCACCGGACGATCGAAGAGAACGGATATATGGTATGGACCTTGAATCATGACAATTATGCCCTTCCCGGGAAACATCCCTTGCTGACCGTCTCCATGGTCGTGAGAGACGAGAGCAATCAAAGCATCGGCCAGTTAGCGATCAGCGAACCTACGCAAGCCTACTTGGACGTACTGCAGTCGGGGGATCCTTCCCTAACCGGCTACGGATTGCTCGTCGGACCGGACGATAGCGTTCTTACCTATTCTCGCGATGAGGCGATGCCCTTATACGCCTCTCTCAAACCGATCATCGACGAATCCGCGGATAACACCTTAAGCACGAGCGTAAACGGGAACAAATACGTGCTCAGTACCTACTCGCTGCCCATGACCGGTTGGCGGGTCATTCAGATCGTGCCTCACGAAGCCGTCTTTCGCGAAATCGATAAAATACGCAACGTAAGCACGATTATTTTCGCGGTGAGCATGGTCGTGTTCATCGGCATGATCGCGTTCTTCTCCAATATGCTAACAAAACCCCTTAGAAAGTTAAGAGTCGTGATGAAACAAGTGGAGAAGGGGCACTTGGACGTTACGGCGGATATTCGAACCCGGGACGAAGCGGGATTGCTCGGACAAACGTTCGACAAGATGCTTGTGCGGCTGCAGAACCATATCAATCGGGAAATCGTCTTAGAACGCCATCGGGAACAAGCCAAATTGGAAGCTCTTCAAGCCCAGATCAACCCGCACTTCCTGCACAATACGCTGAACACCATCCGCTGGATGTCGATCATGGCCGGTACGAAGCCGATCACGGAAATGCTGCTGTCGCTAGGCCACCTTCTGGACATGAGCATCCATCGCGGCCAAGACCGGATCCTTTTGCGGGAAGAGATGAAGAACGTTCGCTATTTCATGACGATTCAGCGGTATCGGTTCGGGGACAACGTGACCGTGATCGAGCAATTGGACGAGACGACCTTGGATGCCCTAGTTCCTAAGCTCTCGCTGCAACCGCTCGTCGAGAACGTCTACCGCCATGCTTCCTTTCAAGAAGGCAAAGGCGAAATGATCATCCGTTCGACGGTAAGTCCGACCGGAGTGTTGACATTGGAAATCGTTGACAACGGATTGGAGATCAACAAGGAAAAAATCAAGGATATTATGGAGAGCATTGAGAAAGAAGAGCTCCATCCTACCTTCTCGAATGTCGGCCTGCAAAACGTTCACAAAAGAATTCGCATGATGTACGGAGACGCTTACGGTTTGCAAATCCAACGTTCGGAAGCCGAGGGCAGAACTTACGTAACGATCAGACTGCCGCTTCAGAGGGAGGAGGACATCGATGAAGATCGTGGTGGTTGA
- a CDS encoding carbohydrate kinase family protein produces the protein MKPIAAFGEVLIDLLSVDSKHYIANPGGAPANVAAAAALLGVPSFFIGKVGRDAFGASIRRKLTEVGVNTDYLLEASDKRTTLAIVTLAEEGQRDFAFYRKDTADLCMASEEIPLELLDEAGIFHFGSLTLTAEPARTTTLLAAREAGRRGCLVSYDPNLRLNLWDSEQQAKSAILEAMELADLVKINEEELCFLTDTDFNGAPSLTHETRAQYLSSRCGLKALVVTLGAEGCFSVTARGVEKFQGMTVQAVDTTGAGDAFVGALLSRIARELPSPHEWTDWLEAPGNWTLAVKAAVRYSASSTESYGAIDSYVSAPFLSMEEDR, from the coding sequence ATGAAACCGATCGCCGCGTTCGGAGAAGTACTGATCGATCTGCTGTCCGTCGATTCCAAACATTATATAGCGAACCCCGGAGGCGCTCCCGCCAACGTTGCCGCAGCGGCAGCCCTGCTCGGGGTTCCGAGCTTCTTTATAGGCAAAGTCGGAAGAGACGCCTTCGGAGCGTCCATCCGCCGCAAGTTGACGGAAGTCGGAGTAAATACCGACTATTTACTTGAAGCGTCCGATAAGCGCACGACGTTGGCTATCGTGACTTTAGCCGAGGAAGGCCAAAGGGACTTTGCCTTCTATAGGAAGGACACCGCCGACCTATGCATGGCCTCCGAGGAAATTCCCCTCGAATTATTGGACGAGGCGGGCATATTCCATTTCGGCTCCCTTACCTTGACGGCAGAGCCGGCCCGCACGACTACCCTGCTGGCAGCGCGCGAAGCCGGGAGAAGAGGCTGCTTGGTCAGTTACGATCCTAATCTGCGATTAAACCTGTGGGATTCGGAGCAACAAGCGAAGAGTGCCATACTAGAAGCGATGGAACTTGCGGATTTGGTAAAGATTAACGAGGAAGAACTATGCTTTCTAACGGATACGGACTTCAACGGCGCTCCATCCCTTACTCATGAAACCCGGGCGCAGTACCTGAGCTCGCGCTGCGGATTGAAAGCGCTGGTCGTCACTTTGGGTGCCGAAGGCTGTTTCAGCGTCACGGCGCGCGGAGTCGAGAAATTCCAGGGCATGACCGTACAAGCCGTCGATACGACCGGGGCAGGGGATGCTTTCGTTGGAGCGTTGCTCAGCCGCATAGCGCGCGAATTGCCTTCCCCACATGAATGGACGGACTGGCTGGAGGCTCCCGGGAATTGGACGCTTGCAGTGAAAGCCGCCGTACGCTATTCGGCTAGTTCGACTGAATCCTACGGAGCCATCGACTCTTACGTATCGGCGCCGTTCCTATCGATGGAGGAGGATCGCTAA
- a CDS encoding carbohydrate ABC transporter permease yields the protein MSFRAMGESATIKLYQPERGAIHIRTQKQSDTLAGWLFILPGIAGFGVLTIIPIILSLIISFTDWNFLDGLKGLRFIGLDNFIEMWSDKWFVDSLTNNLVFAAVTVPATIILSLLAAIGLNKGVYMKSPIRLMIFMPYVSNIVAISIVWGTLYNPTMGPINSFLRSVGIDNPPGWLASSTWALPAIMIMTIWANVGYNMIIYLAGLQGISKDLYEAAKIDGAGPMRSFFKITLPMLSPTTFFVMITSIIHSFQVFIAVFVMTKGGPGSSTTVLTYYSYRTGFDFYKMGYSSAMAWILFLIIFLITFLQWQGQKRWVHY from the coding sequence GTGAGTTTTCGGGCGATGGGGGAAAGCGCTACCATAAAGCTATATCAGCCGGAAAGGGGAGCGATACACATTCGCACGCAGAAGCAATCAGACACGTTGGCCGGATGGCTGTTTATTTTACCGGGCATAGCGGGATTCGGAGTTCTTACGATCATTCCGATTATATTATCGCTAATTATCAGTTTTACCGATTGGAATTTCCTTGACGGATTGAAGGGGCTGCGCTTCATAGGGCTTGATAACTTCATCGAGATGTGGTCGGACAAGTGGTTCGTGGACAGCTTGACGAACAATCTTGTGTTCGCGGCGGTTACCGTACCTGCCACGATCATCCTTTCCTTGCTTGCGGCTATCGGATTGAATAAAGGCGTCTACATGAAATCGCCGATTCGTCTCATGATTTTCATGCCGTACGTATCGAATATCGTTGCCATCTCCATTGTATGGGGTACGTTGTACAACCCGACGATGGGACCGATCAACTCTTTTCTCAGGAGCGTCGGGATTGATAATCCGCCGGGATGGCTAGCCAGCAGTACATGGGCGTTACCCGCCATTATGATCATGACGATCTGGGCGAACGTAGGCTATAACATGATTATTTATCTTGCGGGGCTTCAGGGGATTTCGAAGGACTTGTACGAGGCGGCGAAAATAGACGGCGCAGGACCGATGAGGAGTTTTTTCAAGATTACGCTGCCTATGCTGTCGCCAACGACTTTTTTCGTCATGATTACCAGCATCATTCATTCGTTCCAAGTATTCATCGCCGTATTCGTCATGACGAAAGGCGGACCGGGATCTTCGACGACGGTGCTCACGTATTATTCGTACCGCACGGGCTTCGACTTCTACAAGATGGGTTACTCGTCGGCCATGGCGTGGATATTGTTCTTGATCATCTTCTTGATCACCTTCCTGCAATGGCAAGGACAAAAACGCTGGGTGCACTACTAA